In a genomic window of Macaca nemestrina isolate mMacNem1 chromosome 18, mMacNem.hap1, whole genome shotgun sequence:
- the LOC105482875 gene encoding sulfotransferase 1A1 isoform X1 — protein sequence MELIQDTSRPPLEYVKGVPLIKYFAEALGPLQSFRARPDDLLISTYPKSGTTWVSQILDMIYQGGDLEKCRRAPIFMRVPFLEFKVPGIPSGMETLRDTPAPRLLKTHLPLALLPQTLLDQKVKVVYVARNAKDVAVSYYHFYHMAKVHPEPGTWDSFLEKFMAGEVSYGSWYQHVQEWWELSHTHPVLYLFYEDMKENPKREIWKILEFVGRSLPEETVDLMVQHTSFKEMKKNPMANYTTIPQELMDHSISPFMRKGMTGDWKTTFTVAQNERFDVDYAEKMAGCSLSFRSELVSISSQEKH from the exons ATGGAGCTGATCCAGGACACCTCTCGCCCGCCACTGGAGTATGTGAAGGGGGTTCCGCTCATCAAGTACTTTGCAGAGGCACTGGGACCCCTGCAGAGCTTCCGGGCCCGGCCCGATGACCTGCTCATCAGCACCTACCCCAAGTCCG ggACTACCTGGGTGAGCCAGATTCTGGACATGATCTACCAAGGTGGTGACCTGGAGAAGTGTCGCCGAGCTCCCATCTTCATGCGGGTGCCCTTCCTTGAGTTCAAAGTCCCAGGGATTCCCTCAG GGATGGAGACTCTGAGAGACACACCGGCCCCACGGCTCCTGAAGACACACCTGCCCCTGGCCCTGCTGCCCCAGACTCTGTTGGATCAGAAGGTCAag GTGGTCTATGTTGCCCGCAACGCAAAGGATGTGGCAGTCTCCTACTACCACTTCTACCACATGGCCAAGGTGCACCCCGAGCCTGGGACCTGGGACAGCTTCCTGGAGAAGTTCATGGCCGGAGAAG TGTCCTATGGGTCCTGGTACCAGCACGTGCAGGAGTGGTGGGAGCTGAGCCACACCCACCCTGTTCTCTACCTCTTCTATGAAGACATGAAGGAG AACCCCAAAAGGGAGATTTGGAAGATCCTGGAGTTCGTGGGGCGCTCCCTGCCAGAGGAGACCGTAGACCTCATGGTTCAACACACGTCATTCAAGGAGATGAAGAAGAACCCTATGGCCAACTACACCACCATCCCCCAGGAGCTCATGGACCACAGCATCTCCCCCTTCATGAGGAAAG GAATGACTGGGGACTGGAAAACCACCTTCACCGTGGCGCAGAATGAGCGCTTCGATGTGGACTATGCGGAGAAGATGGCaggctgcagcctcagcttccgcTCTGAGCT AGTCTCCATTTCAAGCCAAGAGAAACACTGA
- the LOC105482875 gene encoding sulfotransferase 1A1 isoform X2, with product MELIQDTSRPPLEYVKGVPLIKYFAEALGPLQSFRARPDDLLISTYPKSGTTWVSQILDMIYQGGDLEKCRRAPIFMRVPFLEFKVPGIPSGMETLRDTPAPRLLKTHLPLALLPQTLLDQKVKVVYVARNAKDVAVSYYHFYHMAKVHPEPGTWDSFLEKFMAGEVSYGSWYQHVQEWWELSHTHPVLYLFYEDMKENPKREIWKILEFVGRSLPEETVDLMVQHTSFKEMKKNPMANYTTIPQELMDHSISPFMRKGMTGDWKTTFTVAQNERFDVDYAEKMAGCSLSFRSEL from the exons ATGGAGCTGATCCAGGACACCTCTCGCCCGCCACTGGAGTATGTGAAGGGGGTTCCGCTCATCAAGTACTTTGCAGAGGCACTGGGACCCCTGCAGAGCTTCCGGGCCCGGCCCGATGACCTGCTCATCAGCACCTACCCCAAGTCCG ggACTACCTGGGTGAGCCAGATTCTGGACATGATCTACCAAGGTGGTGACCTGGAGAAGTGTCGCCGAGCTCCCATCTTCATGCGGGTGCCCTTCCTTGAGTTCAAAGTCCCAGGGATTCCCTCAG GGATGGAGACTCTGAGAGACACACCGGCCCCACGGCTCCTGAAGACACACCTGCCCCTGGCCCTGCTGCCCCAGACTCTGTTGGATCAGAAGGTCAag GTGGTCTATGTTGCCCGCAACGCAAAGGATGTGGCAGTCTCCTACTACCACTTCTACCACATGGCCAAGGTGCACCCCGAGCCTGGGACCTGGGACAGCTTCCTGGAGAAGTTCATGGCCGGAGAAG TGTCCTATGGGTCCTGGTACCAGCACGTGCAGGAGTGGTGGGAGCTGAGCCACACCCACCCTGTTCTCTACCTCTTCTATGAAGACATGAAGGAG AACCCCAAAAGGGAGATTTGGAAGATCCTGGAGTTCGTGGGGCGCTCCCTGCCAGAGGAGACCGTAGACCTCATGGTTCAACACACGTCATTCAAGGAGATGAAGAAGAACCCTATGGCCAACTACACCACCATCCCCCAGGAGCTCATGGACCACAGCATCTCCCCCTTCATGAGGAAAG GAATGACTGGGGACTGGAAAACCACCTTCACCGTGGCGCAGAATGAGCGCTTCGATGTGGACTATGCGGAGAAGATGGCaggctgcagcctcagcttccgcTCTGAGCTGTGA